The following are encoded together in the Xanthomonas sacchari genome:
- the era gene encoding GTPase Era, with protein sequence MNEQATPPYRSGSVAVIGRPNVGKSTLTNALVGAKVSIVSNRPQTTRHRLLGIASFPAGQLLLVDTPGLHREQKRAMNRVMNRAARGSLEGVDAGLLVIEAGRWDEEDTLAFNVLSDAGIPVVLVVNKVDRLKDKTALLPFLQQVSEGRSFAAVHPISALKRKGLEALVRDLLALVPEAPPMFGEDEITDRSQRFLAGELVREQLMRQLGEELPYATTVEIERFAEDGALLRIGAVIWVEREGQKAIVIGKGGTRLKDIGAKARQQMERLFGAKVFLETWVRVREGWSDDEAALKAFGYGE encoded by the coding sequence GTGAACGAACAAGCCACTCCCCCTTACCGCAGCGGCAGCGTGGCCGTGATCGGCCGCCCCAACGTGGGCAAGTCCACCCTGACCAACGCCCTGGTGGGCGCCAAGGTCAGCATCGTCTCCAACCGCCCGCAGACCACCCGGCACCGGCTGCTGGGCATCGCCAGCTTCCCGGCCGGTCAGTTGCTGCTGGTCGACACCCCCGGCCTGCACCGCGAGCAGAAGCGCGCCATGAACCGGGTGATGAACCGCGCTGCGCGCGGCTCGCTGGAAGGCGTGGACGCCGGCCTGCTGGTGATCGAGGCCGGGCGCTGGGACGAGGAGGACACGCTGGCGTTCAACGTGCTCAGCGACGCCGGCATCCCGGTGGTGCTGGTGGTCAACAAGGTCGACCGGCTCAAGGACAAGACCGCGCTGCTGCCGTTCCTGCAGCAGGTCAGCGAGGGCCGCAGCTTCGCCGCGGTGCATCCGATCTCCGCGCTCAAGCGCAAGGGCCTGGAGGCGCTGGTGCGCGACCTGCTGGCCTTGGTGCCGGAAGCGCCGCCGATGTTCGGCGAAGACGAGATCACCGACCGCAGCCAGCGCTTCCTGGCCGGCGAACTGGTGCGCGAGCAGTTGATGCGCCAGCTCGGCGAGGAACTGCCGTACGCGACCACCGTGGAGATCGAGCGCTTCGCCGAAGACGGCGCGCTGCTGCGCATCGGCGCGGTGATCTGGGTCGAGCGCGAAGGCCAGAAGGCGATCGTGATCGGCAAGGGCGGCACCCGCCTGAAGGACATCGGCGCCAAGGCCCGCCAGCAGATGGAGCGCCTGTTCGGCGCCAAGGTGTTCCTGGAGACCTGGGTGCGCGTGCGCGAGGGCTGGTCCGACGACGAGGCGGCGTTGAAGGCGTTCGGGTACGGGGAGTAA
- a CDS encoding IS110 family transposase, translating to MSPVIGIDVAKRSFDAAIDLTNGKHRTKAKLSNDAKGFQALQAWLQTHAQPDSWIAMEATGTYHQALAEFLHARGYQVCVLNPAQTAAYARSQLSRVKTDRSDAKLIASYALRHREQLRRWHPDPPALKQLKALVRRRQDLQQMLQMERNRLDVAPAQVKDSIQVHLADLQHHIAQIEQAIDDHIDQDPTLRGQRELLVSIQGIADTSAALMLAELGDVRRFADAAAVTAFAGLNPCLQQSGDRKGHVCISRTGSPRLRAGLFMPALVAMTHNPIIRTLKQRLSERGKAGKQIVCAAMRKLLHLAYGVLKSGTAFDPKRGLAC from the coding sequence ATGTCTCCCGTCATCGGCATCGACGTCGCCAAACGCAGTTTCGATGCGGCCATCGATCTGACCAATGGCAAGCACCGTACCAAGGCCAAGTTGTCCAACGATGCCAAGGGCTTCCAGGCCCTGCAGGCATGGCTGCAGACGCATGCGCAGCCCGATAGCTGGATCGCCATGGAGGCCACCGGCACCTATCACCAGGCGCTGGCCGAGTTCCTCCACGCACGAGGCTATCAGGTGTGCGTGCTCAACCCTGCGCAGACGGCCGCGTACGCACGCAGCCAGCTCAGCCGGGTCAAGACCGATCGCAGCGATGCCAAGCTGATCGCCAGTTATGCCCTGCGTCACCGCGAGCAGTTACGCCGTTGGCACCCTGATCCGCCGGCGCTCAAGCAGCTCAAAGCGCTGGTGCGCCGGCGCCAGGATCTGCAACAGATGCTGCAGATGGAGCGCAACCGGCTGGACGTCGCTCCGGCCCAGGTGAAGGACTCGATCCAGGTCCATTTGGCCGATCTGCAACACCACATCGCCCAGATCGAGCAGGCCATCGATGACCACATCGACCAGGATCCGACCTTGCGTGGGCAGCGCGAGCTGCTGGTGAGCATCCAGGGGATTGCCGACACCAGCGCGGCCTTGATGCTGGCCGAGCTTGGCGATGTGAGGCGCTTCGCCGATGCCGCGGCGGTGACCGCCTTCGCGGGCCTGAATCCGTGCCTGCAGCAGTCGGGCGACCGCAAAGGCCACGTCTGCATCTCGCGCACCGGCTCGCCCCGCCTGCGTGCGGGCCTGTTCATGCCGGCCCTGGTGGCCATGACCCACAACCCGATCATCCGGACGCTGAAACAGCGGCTGAGCGAACGCGGCAAAGCCGGCAAGCAGATCGTGTGCGCCGCCATGCGCAAGCTCCTGCACCTGGCCTACGGGGTTCTCAAATCGGGTACGGCGTTCGATCCGAAAAGGGGACTTGCCTGCTAG
- a CDS encoding response regulator transcription factor, giving the protein MASTQDPVTRLLLVEDDPISRTFFDATLQALPAQVDLADSVASALDRAQTQAHDLWLIDANLPDGSGSDLLRQLQRQRPGTLGLAHTADASGTVRAQLLDAGFADVLLKPLSTERLLQSVRRLLARGHSGGTPGTAEPTLDWDETTALAALNGERAHLIALRELFLAELPGTRDAVASALQLSDDQAVRNHLHRLQASCGFVGAARLARAVRQLHGDPASSQARHQFSEAVAALLH; this is encoded by the coding sequence ATGGCATCGACCCAGGACCCGGTAACGCGACTGCTGCTCGTCGAAGACGACCCGATCAGCCGCACCTTCTTCGACGCGACCCTGCAGGCGCTGCCGGCGCAGGTGGACCTGGCCGACTCCGTCGCCAGCGCCCTCGACCGCGCGCAGACGCAGGCCCACGACCTGTGGCTGATCGACGCCAACCTGCCCGACGGCAGCGGCAGCGACCTGCTGCGCCAGTTGCAGCGGCAGCGCCCCGGCACCCTCGGGCTGGCGCACACGGCAGACGCCAGCGGCACCGTTCGCGCGCAGCTGCTCGATGCCGGGTTCGCCGACGTGCTGCTCAAGCCGCTCAGCACCGAACGGCTGCTGCAATCGGTGCGCCGGCTGCTGGCGCGCGGCCACTCCGGCGGCACGCCGGGGACTGCCGAGCCGACCCTGGACTGGGACGAGACCACCGCGCTGGCCGCGCTCAACGGCGAGCGCGCGCATCTGATCGCGCTGCGCGAGCTGTTCCTGGCCGAGCTGCCGGGCACCCGCGACGCGGTCGCCTCGGCCCTGCAGCTCAGCGACGACCAGGCCGTGCGCAACCACCTGCACCGGCTGCAGGCCAGCTGCGGCTTCGTCGGCGCCGCGCGCCTGGCGCGCGCTGTGCGCCAACTGCATGGCGACCCGGCCTCCTCGCAGGCCCGCCACCAGTTCAGCGAGGCGGTGGCGGCGTTGTTGCACTGA
- a CDS encoding DegQ family serine endoprotease — translation MTHRIRHHLLGLLALTVPLAACAQQPSPSAASAPPPAAQSAPAPQLVGNLPDFTRLVEQVGPGVVNVETTISRRAAAARSGGGMPDDDQMPEFFRRFFGPDGMPGMPGQPRGGTPDDDGPAGRSMGSGFIISPDGYVLTNHHVVDGASEVKVKLTDRREFTAKVVGSDQQYDVALLKIDGKNLPTVRIGDSNLLKPGQWVVAIGSPFGLDHSVTAGIVSATGRSNPYADQRYVPFIQTDVAINQGNSGGPLLNTRGEVVGINSQIFSASGGYMGISFAIPIDLAMSAVEQIKKTGKVTRAQLGVMVGAIDSLKAQGLGLPDTRGALVNQLVQGSPAAKAGLEVGDVIRTVNGTEIGASSDLPPMIGAMQPGAKVRLGILRDGKPRELTVQLTALADDAQPNAGPAVGDNAAPATGANALLGIEVADLDAATRQQLGVEPGKGVRITAVTGRAARDAQLVPGMVILQVGRTPVGSVAALNQQLSAYKKGDVVMLLIRVRDTTSFVAVRAGG, via the coding sequence ATGACTCACCGTATCCGCCACCATCTGTTGGGCCTGCTGGCGCTGACCGTGCCGCTGGCTGCCTGTGCGCAGCAGCCCAGCCCCAGTGCCGCCAGCGCCCCGCCGCCGGCCGCGCAGTCCGCGCCGGCGCCGCAGCTGGTCGGCAACCTTCCCGACTTCACCCGGCTGGTCGAGCAGGTCGGCCCGGGCGTGGTCAATGTCGAGACCACCATCAGCCGCCGCGCCGCGGCCGCGCGCTCCGGCGGCGGCATGCCCGACGACGACCAGATGCCCGAGTTCTTCCGCCGCTTCTTCGGGCCGGACGGCATGCCGGGCATGCCCGGGCAGCCGCGCGGCGGCACGCCGGACGACGACGGCCCCGCGGGCCGCTCGATGGGCTCGGGCTTCATCATCTCGCCCGATGGCTACGTGCTGACCAACCACCACGTGGTCGACGGCGCCAGCGAGGTCAAGGTCAAGCTCACCGACCGCCGCGAGTTCACCGCCAAGGTGGTCGGCAGCGACCAGCAGTACGACGTCGCGCTGCTGAAGATCGACGGCAAGAACCTGCCGACGGTGCGCATCGGCGACTCCAACCTGCTCAAGCCCGGCCAGTGGGTGGTGGCGATCGGCTCGCCGTTCGGCCTGGATCACTCGGTCACCGCCGGCATCGTCAGCGCCACCGGCCGCAGCAATCCCTACGCCGACCAGCGCTACGTGCCGTTCATCCAGACCGACGTGGCGATAAACCAGGGCAATTCCGGCGGCCCGCTACTCAACACTCGCGGCGAGGTGGTCGGCATCAACTCGCAGATCTTCTCCGCCTCCGGCGGCTACATGGGCATCAGCTTCGCGATCCCGATCGACCTGGCGATGAGCGCGGTCGAGCAGATCAAGAAGACCGGCAAGGTCACCCGCGCCCAGCTCGGGGTCATGGTCGGCGCCATCGATTCGCTGAAGGCGCAGGGCCTGGGCCTGCCGGATACCCGCGGCGCCCTGGTCAACCAGTTGGTCCAGGGTAGCCCGGCGGCCAAGGCCGGGCTGGAAGTGGGCGACGTGATCCGCACGGTCAACGGCACCGAGATCGGCGCCTCCAGCGACCTGCCGCCGATGATCGGCGCGATGCAGCCGGGCGCCAAGGTGCGCCTGGGCATCCTGCGCGACGGCAAGCCGCGCGAGCTGACCGTGCAGTTGACCGCGCTGGCCGACGACGCCCAGCCCAATGCCGGCCCGGCGGTCGGCGACAACGCCGCCCCGGCCACCGGTGCCAATGCGCTGCTCGGCATCGAAGTGGCCGACCTGGATGCCGCCACCCGCCAGCAGCTGGGGGTGGAGCCGGGCAAGGGCGTGCGCATCACCGCGGTGACCGGCCGCGCCGCGCGCGACGCGCAGCTGGTGCCGGGCATGGTCATTCTGCAGGTCGGGCGCACCCCGGTCGGCAGCGTGGCGGCCCTGAACCAGCAGCTGAGCGCCTACAAGAAGGGCGACGTGGTGATGCTGCTGATCCGCGTGCGCGACACCACCAGCTTCGTCGCGGTGCGCGCCGGCGGCTGA
- the rnc gene encoding ribonuclease III has product MASKTILRGDRIGHRFAEPQLLAQALTHRSAGAPHNERLEFLGDGIVNLLIAEALYQRWPKADEGALTRARAELVREASLAAIGRQLELGEHLTLGPGEMKSGGHRRDSILADAVEAVVAAIYLDAGFETCRATILPWFETALAALPVGKVEKDAKTRLQEWLQARQRTLPAYELISETGDDHAKLFRVRCVLAEPALVTEGEGTSRRLAEQQAAAAAIEQLDSSK; this is encoded by the coding sequence GTGGCCAGTAAGACCATCCTGCGCGGTGACCGCATCGGTCACCGCTTCGCCGAGCCGCAGTTGCTGGCGCAGGCGCTGACCCATCGCAGCGCCGGCGCGCCGCACAACGAACGTCTGGAATTCCTCGGCGACGGCATCGTCAACCTGCTGATCGCCGAGGCGCTGTACCAGCGCTGGCCCAAGGCCGACGAGGGCGCGCTGACCCGCGCCCGCGCCGAGCTGGTGCGCGAGGCCTCGCTGGCCGCCATCGGCCGGCAACTGGAACTGGGCGAACACCTGACCCTGGGCCCGGGCGAGATGAAGTCCGGCGGCCATCGCCGCGACTCGATCCTGGCCGATGCGGTGGAGGCCGTGGTTGCGGCGATCTACCTGGACGCCGGCTTCGAGACCTGCCGCGCCACCATCCTGCCCTGGTTCGAGACCGCACTGGCGGCGCTGCCGGTGGGCAAGGTGGAGAAGGACGCCAAGACCCGCCTGCAGGAATGGCTGCAGGCCCGGCAGCGGACCCTGCCGGCCTACGAACTGATCAGCGAGACCGGCGACGACCACGCCAAGCTATTCCGGGTACGCTGCGTACTCGCCGAGCCCGCCCTGGTGACCGAGGGCGAGGGCACCTCGCGGCGCCTGGCCGAGCAGCAGGCCGCCGCCGCCGCCATCGAGCAACTGGATTCGAGCAAGTGA
- the lepB gene encoding signal peptidase I produces MKWFEIALVVLTFATGIITLLDKLFFAKRRAARAGLLDSEPVIVDYSRAFFPVLAVVLILRSFIAEPYKIPSSSMMPNLLVGDFILVNKFSYGFRLPITNQKIIPVGEPKRGDVVVFKPPHKPDENWIKRVIGLPGDRIGFHGDTLYINGTPMKYKVMGEYVGKGKGAEMTGATLLTEYLPGRTHTELEWIDRNNPAGQGDWVVPPGKYFVMGDNRDNSEDSRFWTQTHFLPEENLRGKAFLIWLNCEGWFCSGSFDPSRIGTTIQ; encoded by the coding sequence ATGAAATGGTTTGAAATCGCGCTGGTGGTCCTGACCTTCGCCACCGGCATCATCACCCTGCTGGACAAGCTGTTCTTCGCCAAGCGCCGCGCTGCGCGGGCCGGCCTGCTCGACAGCGAGCCGGTGATCGTCGACTACTCGCGGGCGTTCTTCCCGGTGCTGGCGGTGGTGCTGATCCTGCGCAGCTTCATCGCCGAGCCGTACAAGATCCCGTCCAGCTCAATGATGCCGAACCTGCTGGTCGGCGATTTCATCCTGGTCAACAAGTTCTCCTACGGCTTCCGCCTGCCGATCACCAACCAGAAGATCATTCCGGTCGGCGAGCCCAAGCGCGGCGACGTGGTGGTGTTCAAGCCGCCGCACAAGCCGGACGAGAACTGGATCAAGCGCGTGATCGGCCTGCCGGGCGATCGCATCGGCTTCCACGGCGACACCCTGTACATCAACGGCACGCCGATGAAGTACAAGGTCATGGGCGAGTACGTCGGCAAGGGCAAGGGCGCGGAAATGACCGGTGCCACGCTGCTCACCGAGTACCTGCCGGGCCGCACCCACACCGAGCTGGAGTGGATCGACCGCAACAATCCGGCCGGCCAGGGCGACTGGGTGGTGCCGCCGGGCAAGTACTTCGTGATGGGCGATAATCGCGACAACAGCGAGGACAGCCGGTTCTGGACCCAGACCCATTTCTTGCCCGAGGAGAACCTGCGCGGCAAGGCGTTCCTGATCTGGCTCAATTGCGAAGGCTGGTTTTGCAGCGGCAGTTTCGATCCGTCGCGGATCGGGACGACCATTCAGTGA
- a CDS encoding sigma-E factor negative regulatory protein — protein MTDSTPFPKPVPAPDSAAPDKFELHYRQQLSALIDGELPADEARFVLRRLQHDEELSGCHERWQLCGDILRGRVSVPAPSDFSARVRQAVAAEAQQAARADAASAAGKRRNWRWGGSAALAASVAVLALFVTQRLPQTPEALPPAQVADATAPTPAPAAATPQVPTPAPAPADPQGDLAAAVAAAPAMAIAANRRQEAAAAARRETTRSEQAVRTRNAPAERAYAAAAPARPQAKASAQPPFVAPVAAPTMVAQRANDPFGHPAAPLQARPWPRSTLPAADGGEFTASFPRSGADPAAFYPFEPRLPADAATNPPPQQP, from the coding sequence ATGACCGATAGCACGCCCTTTCCCAAGCCAGTGCCGGCGCCCGACAGCGCAGCGCCGGACAAGTTCGAGCTGCACTACCGGCAGCAACTGTCCGCGCTGATCGACGGCGAACTGCCGGCCGACGAAGCGCGCTTCGTGCTGCGCCGGCTGCAGCACGACGAGGAGTTGTCCGGCTGCCATGAGCGCTGGCAGCTGTGCGGCGACATTTTGCGCGGCCGTGTCAGCGTGCCGGCGCCCAGCGATTTCAGTGCCCGCGTGCGCCAGGCGGTGGCCGCCGAAGCGCAGCAGGCTGCGCGTGCCGATGCGGCCAGCGCCGCCGGCAAACGCCGCAACTGGCGCTGGGGCGGCAGTGCGGCCCTGGCTGCTTCGGTCGCGGTGCTTGCGTTGTTCGTGACCCAACGCCTGCCGCAGACGCCCGAGGCGTTGCCGCCGGCGCAGGTCGCCGATGCTACCGCGCCCACGCCGGCGCCGGCCGCCGCCACGCCGCAGGTCCCGACGCCCGCGCCGGCGCCCGCCGATCCGCAGGGCGATCTCGCCGCCGCCGTCGCCGCCGCGCCGGCAATGGCGATCGCCGCCAATCGTCGCCAGGAGGCGGCCGCGGCGGCGCGGCGCGAGACCACCCGTAGCGAACAGGCGGTACGCACCCGTAACGCCCCGGCCGAGCGCGCCTACGCCGCCGCGGCCCCCGCCAGGCCGCAGGCCAAGGCGTCCGCACAGCCCCCGTTCGTGGCGCCGGTCGCCGCGCCGACCATGGTCGCGCAACGCGCCAACGATCCGTTCGGGCACCCCGCCGCGCCGTTGCAGGCCCGGCCGTGGCCGCGCTCGACCCTGCCGGCCGCCGACGGCGGTGAATTCACCGCCAGCTTCCCGCGCAGCGGCGCGGACCCGGCGGCGTTCTATCCGTTCGAACCCCGTTTGCCTGCCGACGCGGCGACCAACCCGCCGCCGCAGCAGCCCTGA
- the lepA gene encoding translation elongation factor 4, with protein MRNIRNFSIIAHVDHGKSTLADRIIQLCGGLQAREMEAQVLDSNPIERERGITIKAQSVSLPYTAQDGQVYHLNFIDTPGHVDFSYEVSRSLAACEGALLVVDAAQGVEAQSVANCYTAVEQGLEVVPVLNKIDLPTADIDRAKAEIEAVIGIDATDAVPVSAKTGLNVRDVLEAIVHRIPPPVPRDTDKLQALIIDSWFDNYLGVVSLVRVMQGEIKAGDKLLVMSTGRTHQVDNVGVFTPKRKVLAALRAGEVGWVTASIKDVHGAPVGDTLTLAGDPASKPLPGFQEMQPRVFAGLFPVDAEDYTNLREALDKLRLNDAALRFEPESSEAMGFGFRCGFLGMLHMEIVQERLEREYNLDLISTAPTVVYEVLKTDGSIISMDNPAKLPPVNMVEEIREPIIRANILTPEEYIGNIIKLCEEKRGSQIGINYLGSQVQISYELPMAEVVLDFFDKLKSVSRGYASLDYHFVRFDTGPFVRVDVLINGDKVDALSLIAHRSHADRRGRELCEKMKDLIPRQMFDVAIQAAIGSQIIARTTVKAMRKNVLAKCYGGDVSRKKKLLEKQKEGKKRMKQVGRVEIPQEAFLAVLQMDK; from the coding sequence ATGCGGAACATCCGCAACTTCTCCATCATCGCCCACGTCGACCACGGCAAATCGACCCTGGCCGATCGCATCATCCAACTCTGCGGCGGCCTGCAGGCGCGCGAGATGGAAGCGCAGGTGCTCGACTCCAACCCGATCGAGCGCGAACGCGGCATCACCATCAAGGCCCAGTCCGTGTCGCTGCCGTACACCGCGCAGGACGGGCAGGTCTACCACCTGAACTTCATCGATACCCCCGGCCACGTCGACTTCTCCTACGAGGTCAGCCGCTCGCTGGCCGCCTGCGAGGGCGCGCTGCTGGTGGTGGACGCGGCGCAGGGCGTGGAGGCGCAGTCGGTGGCCAACTGCTACACCGCGGTGGAGCAGGGGCTGGAAGTGGTGCCGGTGCTGAACAAGATCGACCTGCCCACCGCCGACATCGACCGCGCCAAGGCCGAGATCGAGGCGGTGATCGGCATCGACGCCACCGACGCGGTGCCGGTCAGCGCCAAGACCGGGCTGAACGTGCGCGACGTGCTGGAGGCGATCGTGCACCGCATCCCGCCGCCGGTGCCGCGCGACACCGACAAGCTGCAGGCGCTGATCATCGATTCCTGGTTCGACAACTACCTGGGCGTGGTCTCGCTGGTGCGGGTGATGCAGGGCGAGATCAAGGCTGGCGACAAGCTGCTGGTGATGTCCACCGGCCGCACCCACCAGGTCGACAACGTCGGCGTGTTCACGCCCAAGCGCAAGGTGCTGGCGGCGCTGCGCGCGGGCGAGGTGGGCTGGGTCACCGCCAGCATCAAGGACGTGCACGGCGCGCCGGTCGGCGACACCCTGACCCTGGCCGGCGACCCGGCGAGCAAGCCGCTGCCGGGCTTCCAGGAAATGCAGCCGCGCGTGTTCGCCGGCCTGTTCCCGGTCGATGCAGAGGACTACACCAACCTGCGCGAGGCGCTGGACAAGCTGCGCCTGAACGACGCGGCGCTGCGCTTCGAACCGGAAAGCTCCGAGGCCATGGGCTTCGGCTTCCGCTGCGGCTTCCTCGGCATGCTGCACATGGAGATCGTGCAGGAGCGCCTGGAGCGCGAGTACAACCTGGACCTGATCAGCACCGCGCCGACCGTGGTCTACGAGGTGCTGAAGACCGACGGCAGCATCATCAGCATGGACAACCCGGCCAAGCTGCCGCCGGTGAACATGGTCGAGGAGATCCGCGAGCCGATCATCCGCGCCAACATCCTCACCCCCGAGGAATACATCGGCAACATCATCAAGCTGTGCGAGGAAAAGCGCGGCAGCCAGATCGGCATCAACTACCTGGGCAGCCAGGTGCAGATCAGCTACGAGCTGCCGATGGCCGAGGTGGTGCTGGACTTCTTCGACAAGCTCAAGTCGGTCAGCCGCGGCTACGCCTCGCTGGACTACCACTTCGTGCGTTTCGACACCGGCCCGTTCGTGCGCGTGGACGTGCTGATCAACGGCGACAAGGTCGATGCGCTGTCGCTGATCGCCCACCGCAGCCACGCCGACCGCCGCGGCCGCGAACTGTGCGAGAAGATGAAGGACCTGATCCCGCGGCAGATGTTCGACGTGGCGATCCAGGCCGCGATCGGCTCGCAGATCATCGCCCGCACCACGGTCAAGGCCATGCGCAAGAACGTGCTGGCCAAGTGCTATGGTGGCGACGTCTCGCGCAAGAAGAAGCTGTTGGAAAAGCAGAAGGAAGGCAAGAAGCGCATGAAGCAGGTCGGCCGCGTGGAAATCCCGCAGGAAGCCTTCCTGGCTGTGCTGCAGATGGACAAGTAG
- the recO gene encoding DNA repair protein RecO, translating into MPALIEHEPGFVLHARPWRETSLLVEVLSVHHGRLGVLARGVQGPKKQALRAALQPLQSIRFSAQRRGELAQLRAAEALDAAPRLSGEAMLAGFYINELTLRLAPRDDPAPDLYLAYARVRARLAAEAPLAWSLRCFERDLLEALGVGFDLRHDGDGEPIDPAARYVLDAEHGPRRLLSDRGHDQRSGMATGRALLALADDTEPVAEDLPGLRRGMRVVLLHHLGGRGLKSWEMVEDLARQRSAATAAPEAALRAATPDADADPESTSDAMAESTAEEAKVPPSAAS; encoded by the coding sequence ATCCCCGCCTTGATAGAGCACGAACCCGGTTTCGTCCTGCACGCCCGGCCCTGGCGCGAGACCAGCCTGCTGGTGGAGGTGCTGAGCGTGCACCACGGCCGGCTCGGGGTGCTGGCGCGCGGCGTGCAGGGGCCGAAGAAGCAGGCCTTGCGCGCGGCGTTGCAGCCGCTGCAGTCGATCCGCTTCAGCGCGCAGCGCCGCGGCGAACTGGCGCAACTGCGCGCGGCCGAGGCGCTGGATGCGGCGCCGCGGCTGAGCGGCGAGGCGATGCTGGCCGGCTTCTACATCAACGAACTGACCCTGCGCCTGGCCCCGCGCGACGACCCGGCGCCGGACCTGTACCTGGCCTATGCGCGGGTGCGCGCACGGCTGGCGGCCGAGGCGCCATTGGCCTGGTCGCTGCGCTGCTTCGAGCGCGATCTGCTGGAGGCGCTGGGCGTGGGCTTCGACCTGCGCCACGACGGCGACGGTGAGCCGATCGACCCGGCCGCGCGCTACGTGCTCGACGCCGAACACGGACCGCGCCGGTTGTTGAGCGACCGCGGCCACGACCAGCGCAGCGGCATGGCCACCGGCCGCGCGCTGCTGGCCCTGGCCGACGACACCGAACCGGTCGCCGAGGATCTGCCCGGCCTGCGCCGCGGCATGCGCGTGGTGCTGCTGCATCACCTCGGTGGGCGCGGCCTGAAATCCTGGGAAATGGTCGAGGACTTGGCACGGCAGCGCAGCGCGGCCACCGCGGCGCCGGAGGCGGCACTCCGCGCGGCGACGCCCGACGCGGACGCCGATCCGGAGTCCACGTCCGACGCGATGGCGGAGTCCACGGCGGAAGAGGCGAAGGTGCCGCCGTCCGCGGCGTCGTGA
- a CDS encoding DUF4845 domain-containing protein translates to MKHKQSGMTLTSFVIVLAVVGFFVYIGMKLFPMYMEFYAVRSAMKGLATEAGSAEMDPSQAKASLFRRLDINNSDNVKPGDVTFERTDTGVKMHVAYEVRRPLIANLDVVGKFDATQDLTTRGGQ, encoded by the coding sequence ATGAAGCACAAGCAAAGTGGCATGACCTTGACCTCGTTCGTGATCGTGCTGGCGGTGGTCGGATTCTTCGTCTACATCGGCATGAAGCTGTTCCCGATGTACATGGAGTTCTATGCGGTGCGCTCGGCGATGAAGGGCCTGGCGACCGAAGCCGGCAGCGCCGAGATGGATCCGTCTCAGGCCAAGGCCTCGCTGTTCCGGCGCCTGGACATCAACAATTCGGACAACGTCAAGCCCGGCGACGTCACCTTCGAGCGCACCGACACCGGTGTGAAGATGCACGTGGCCTACGAAGTGCGCCGCCCGCTGATCGCCAATCTGGACGTGGTCGGCAAGTTCGACGCCACCCAGGACCTGACGACGCGTGGTGGCCAGTAA